GTCGTCGGCGTAGACGGTCACGAGGAGGTTGTCGGGCTTGAGGCCGAACTCCTTGGTGATCAGCGTCCAGGCCAGCTCGATGGCGCGGTCCTTGAAGTAGTCGCCGAACGAGAAGTTGCCGAGCATCTCGAAGAACGTGTGGTGGCGCGCCGTGTAGCCGACATTGTCGAGGTCGTTGTGCTTGCCGCCGGCCCGCACGCATTTCTGCGCGGTCGTAGCCCGATCGTAGGCGCGCCGTTCCATCCCGGTGAAGACGTTCTTGAACTGCACCATGCCGGCGTTCGTGAACATCAGCGTCGGATCGTTCTTCGGCACGAGGCTCGACGAGGGCACGACCTCGTGCCCGGCCTTGGCGAAGTAGTCGAGGAAGGTCGACCGGATCTCGTTGACGCCGCTCATCAGGGCTGACTCTGGCAGGACACAGGGAAACCGGGCCGCCGCGCGCCACGCGCGCAGGACCCGCTTGGCGCCCTCTTAAGGAGGGATCCCGCGCGAGTCACGGTCGCCCTGCCGCGAAATCTCCTTCGGACGCCGCATCTCGGCCACAAGCGCGGCCGTGTTGTCGCCACATCTGTCAAGCGATGGTGTGTCCGTAGCGCCGCAGCGGCGTGTGGAGAGTCGGGATAACGATGCAGGGCCGCACGGTCGGATCGCCGAGGACTATCACCGGCAAGCAGGGCCATTTCGGCGCCGGCCGCGCCGACGTGATCGCCGCGCAACCCATGCTGGGTCGCGCCCATGGCAGCCGCCCCGCGCTGTTTCGCTCCCTGCTCACCGTCTCGCTGATCGCCGGCGGCCTCAGCGCCGCCCTGATCGGGTCGGGCGTCGATCTCGGCAAGGTCGGGCTCTCTCCGGCGGTCTCGACCGCGGAGGCCGCCACCGAGCTGCCGATGCCGCGGCCGCGGATCCACACCGTCGCCCTGGCCACCGGCCTTGAGCAGACGCCCCTGCGCGCCGCCTCCAGTTTTGCCGCCGTTCACGACCTCGATACCGACATCGGCTCGAACACGGTGGACCGCGTCTCGTACGATTTCCTGCTCTCCGAGAGCGCCGTCGGCGATCCGAACGACATCCTTGAATTCGGCCCGATGAAGATCCGGCGCCACCTCGTGCAGACGATCGTGCGGGCCGCTCAGGCCGTGCAGACCGATCCGGTGCTGCTGATGGCGGTGGCCGACAAGGAATCGAGCTTCGTGACCGCGGTGCAGGCCAAGACCTCCTCGGCCACCGGCCTCTACCAGTTCATCGAGCGTACCTGGCTCGGCGTGGTGCGGGACTTCGGCGCCAAGTACGGGCTTGAGAAGGACGCCGCTCTCATCACGGCCGACGCCAACGACCGGCCGGTGATCACCGACCAGGCCGAGCGCGCCCGGGTGTTGGAACTGCGCCGCGACCCCTATCTCTCGGCGCTGATGGCCGGCGAGATGCTGAAGCGCGACGCGGCCCGCATCGCCCTGCGCATCGGCCGCGAGCTCACGCTGGGCGAGGTCTACCTCGCCCACTTCCTCGGGCCGGACGATGCGGAAGAGTTCCTCGCCAACGTCGTGAACAAGCCGGCGGCGGCCGCCGCCGCCCTGCTCCCGGGTCCGGCCAGGGCCAACCGCTCGATCTTCTTCGCCGCCGGGCGCTTCGTCGGGCGCGGCCGTCACCGCAAGCCCCTGAGCCTGTCGGTGGCCGAGGTCCACGAGAAGTTCGAGGCGATGATGAGCACCCGCGGATCGCGCTATCAGAACGTCCGGGCAGTCTCCGGCATCATGGCCTACGCGGACGCCGAAGCCGGCCTCGCCACACAGTAACCCCTCTGCGAGACGCTGCGGGATTCGAAATGTCCCGCGCAACCAGCGGCGGATTGCCGACTTTCCTCCCCAGGCGCCGCATCCTGGACTGGCATGAACGTTCGACTTCGGGGGGAGTCCTTGAAAAAGCATCAGACGAGCGCATTACCACCGCTCACCGATACGCTCTCACCGGGAATTCCGCTCGATCAGATCGGACGGACACTCGCGTCCTTCTACGATGACCTCGTCACGGAGGGCGTGCCCGAGCACCTCGCCGCCCTGGTGCGCCGCGTCCGCCAGACCGAGGGTGACGCGGTGGTCCCGCGCGAGCCGGAGGTCGCTTCGCCCGAGGCCGGGCAGCCGCGCCTCGCCCTCGTGGTGGAGGATGACCCCGAGATCCGCGCCCTGGCCGAGACCCTTCTCGAGGAGACCGAACTCGACGTGGTCGGCTGCGACAGCGCCGAGGCCGCGCTGGCGGTGCTGCAGGCGCGCGGCGGAGACGTGGCCCTCGTCTTCGCCGATGTCCGGTTGGCCGGCGAGATGGACGGCCTCCAGCTCGCGCGCGCGGTGGCGACCCTCTGGCCGCGCGCCCGCTTGGTGATCACCTCCGGTCACGGATTGCCGCGGCCGGACCTGCCGGCCGAGGCGGTGTTCATCGCCAAGCCCTGGCGCCCGCTCGACGTGCTGGTGGAGGCCGAAAGGGCCGCCGCCGATCCGGCGCCGCCGGTGATCTGAACGCGCTACGGCATCGGTCGACGTGCCGGTCGTCACTTCGGGACCGCGCAGCGGAGCCCAGGATCCTGAGCCGCCGATGCGCCGGATTTTCGCAGCCACTGCATTTCTGGGTTCCGGGTTCGCCTGCGGCGCCATGGCAGGACGGGCCGGTTGATCAAATCGCCAGCGGTGTCTCCGGCGGGCGCCCGGCCTGTCTTGTCGGTCTCGGAACAGGATCTTCTCAGAAGCGACGGCCCCGTCGCCTGCGGACGCGATACGCCGCTGGGCCCAAGCCTTGCATCACCATCCATCGCATCGGTGACAGCCCGGAGCCCGCGACGTTGCCGATCCTGTCCGTCCGTCACCGCACACTGTACCGGTACCGGCGTCCGGTTGCGTTCGACGAGCACCGGATCATGTTCCGGCCGCGCGACAGCTACGATCAGCGGCTGATCGAGGCGACGCTCGACATCACGCCCGAGCCGGCCTCCCTGCGCTGGATGTTCGACGTGTTCGGCAATTGCGTCGCCGTGACGACCTTCGACACCCGCGCGGAGACGCTCACCTTCGATTGCGGCATCACCCTCGAACACACGCCGGAACACGCGCCGGTCTTCCCCCTGGCGCCCCACGCGACCCATTACCCATTCGGCTACGGCGCCGAGGACATGCCGGATCTGGCCCGCTCGATCGAGCGGCAATGGCCCGACCCGCGCCACGAGGTCGACGCCTGGGCGCGCGGCTTCCTGCCCGAGCAGGGACGCATCCCCACGCAGGAGCTGCTCGCCGCCATGACGCGCAGCGTCCGGGCGAACTTTACCTATCTCGCACGCTCGGAGAAGGGCGTGCAGGATCCCCTAACCACCTTGCGCGGCAGGATCGGTTCCTGCCGGGACTTCGCGGTGCTGATGATGGAGGGCGTGCGAGCCCTCGGCATGGCCGCCCGGTTCGTCTCCGGCTACCTCTACAACCCCCGGAACGACCGCGCCCGCCACGTCGGCGGCGGGTCCACGCACGCATGGTTGCAGGTCTACCTCCCAGGCGCGGGCTGGGTCGAGTTCGACCCGACCAACGGCATCGTCGGCAATCGCGACCTGATCCGCGTGGCGGTGGCGCGCGACCCCGCACAGGCCGTGCCGCTGCACGGCTCTTTCTTCGGCCTGGCCAGTGACGATCTCGGGATGCGCGTCGAGGTCGACGTGGTCGCGCTGGCCGCAACCGACGTGACGACCCGCGGCGCGCACGGGTCGCCGCCCGGTCTGGCGCGTTGAGCCGTCGGACCCGGAACGAGCGTGCGTGGCGTCTCCGCGCGGCAGGCGACAGAGCAGGGTGGCCACGATGAAGATCAGGACGGGTTTCGATATCGCCTTCACGCTGTCGCAGCCGACCCCGATGATCCTGATGCTGAGCGTCCATCCCTCACGGATGGAAGATCTGCTCACGCCGCAGGTGCTCGTCTTCGACCCGCCGCTCGACGCGCATGAATACCGCGACGGGTTCGGCAACATCTGCCATCGGATCGTCGTGCCACCCGGGCAGTTCACGGTCGCGGCGGATTTCACGGTCGCGGATTCCGGGCTGCCCGATCCCGTCGTGCCGGAGGCCCGGCAGATCCCGGTCCAGGATCTGCCCGACGACGTCCTCGTCTTCCTCTTGGGCTCGCGCTACTGCGACACCGACCGGCTCACGCAGACGGCGTGGTCGCTGTTCGGCGGCACGCCGGAGGGCTGGGCGCGGGTCCAGGCCATCGTGGACTACACGCACGAGCGAATCCGCTTCGATTACCAGCGCGCCGACGCCACCCGCAGCGCGCACGACGCTTTCATGCAGCGCGAGGGAGTGTGCCGGGACTTCGCGCATCTGGCGATCACGCTGTGCCGATGCATGAACATCCCGGCGCGCTACGCCACCGGCTACCTCGGCGATATCGGCGTGCCGAAGGATCCGGCCCCGATGGACTTCTCGGCATGGTTCGAGGTCTATCTCGACGGGCCGGACGGGCCGCGCTGGTACACGTTCGATGCCCGGCACAACCGCCCCCGCATCGGCCGCATCGTCATGGCCCGCGGCCGCGACGCAACCGACTGCGCGATCTCGACCAATTTTGGCTACGCGCACCTCGCGCGGTTTGACGTCCACACCGACGAAGCGGGCTGAGGGGCGCGACGCACGCTCAAGCCTGTCTGCGTATTCCGCCGGACCGCAAATTCTCGGCGGATGTATGGAACTGCTTGCCTATGCTCACGCTTGTAATGGCAAAGGTTATTGCACAGGCAGGCCACTCATGAAGACCAGGGTCACCGCACTCGCCGCGCTCCTCGGCGTGACTGTTCTTGCCGCTACGCCCGCGCTCGCGGCGTCGTCCTACGATCCGTTCGGAACGGAGAGTGCCGACGACTATTATTCCGATCAGGGCCAGTACGGTTACCAGGGCACTTACGCCCCGGGTTATGGCCAAGGCGTGCAGGCTGCGCCGCAGGCGCAGGTCCAGCCGATCCCCCGTGAGATCGTGGCGTTCAACGCGCCCTACGCGCCCGGCACCATCGTGGTCTCCACCGCCGAGCGCCGGCTGTACTACGTGCTCGGCAACGGTGAGGCGATCCGGTACGGCGTCGGCGTCGGTCGCCCAGGCTTCAGCTGGAGCGGCACCAACAAGATCACCGCCAAGCGCGAGTGGCCGTCGTGGACGCCTCCGAAGGCGATGATCGCCCGGCGTCCCGACCTGCCGCGCTACATGGCAGGCGGCATCGAGAATCCGCTCGGCGCCCGGGCCATGTATATCGGCAGCACCGAGTACCGCATCCACGGCTCCAACGAGCCCGACACGATCGGGCAGGCCGTGTCTTCGGGCTGCATCCGGATGACCAACGATGACGTCACCGATCTCTACGAGCGCGTGAAGGTCGGCGCCAAGGTCGTCGTGCTGAACTGACCGCTGAGACTGCGGGCGCGGGACCCGCGCCTGACCCGTTCCGTACAGTTCGGGCCGCGCCACCCCAGTCGGGTGCGCGGCCCTCTTGCGTCAAGGGACGACCTGCCCGACCGCGGTCTGCGGGGGGCTGAACGAGGCGATCGGCAGATCGCAGAAGCAGCGCGCCCCGAGCGGCCGCGGCCCGGGGAGCGGGCATGAAAACGGCTTCGGCCCGGACAGCCCCTGCTGGATCGCGTCGCAGTTGAAGCCGACGGGCCCACGCTCGGCGCGGCGCGGCGGCCTGCGATAGCCACGCTCGTAGCCTGGATCCTCGTAGGCGGGGGCCGGCCCGTAGCCCGGCCGCTCGACATATTGGGCCCGTGCCGTCGTGCCGGGCAACGCGGCCGCGAGCGCCAGTGCCGCGACGCTCATGCGGAATGGTCGACGCAGGCCTGTCCGGCCGGAGGCAGTGAGGCGCATCCCTGAACCCTTCGCTCGGCGCGGATCCATCCCGTCCGCTCGGCGGCTGTCGGGGGCAATACGGGCGAAAACGAGACGGCCCGCTCCCGGGACCGGGAGCGGGCCGAGAGCCCCGTTTCGCAACAGACGGCTGTCAGTGCGACGCGCGCTCGGCGGCGTCCTGCGCGTTCTGCGCGGTCTGCTTGGCGGCGTCCTGGCCCTGTTCCATGGCCTTGCGCGCCTCGTCGGCGCCCTGCTGCATCGCCGACTTGGCGCGCTCGGCGCCCTGCTGCATCGCGCTCTGGGCGAGGCCGCTGAACTCCTTCGCCTGGGCCTGGATGGCGGCGAACTGGCTGCGGACGAACTCGGCCTGATGCTGCATCGCCTCCTGCACGTCCTTGGCGCGGACCAGCTTCTGCGCGAGATCGAAGGCCGCGTTCACGTTCTGCTCGGCGTACTCGAAGCCGCGCGACGAGACGTCAAGGGCGTTCGAGCGCGCCAGCTCGGCCGAGCCCTGCACGGTGTCGGCGGTGCGGCGAGCCGCGCCGATGAAGCTGTCGAAGGCCTTGCGCGCCTGCTCGACGCTCTTCTCGGCGAAATCCCGCATTTCGGCCGGAACTTCATAGTTCGGGGGGTTGCTCATGTACCGTCTCCTCTCGTCAGGAAGTCTGTGGATGGTGCTTTTTGCGGTGCAACATAACCGATTCGGCCCCATATGCCACCCGCGCTCATGGCGTTAAGGTTGACATGACGTAAACGTGTGACGGTTGGTGCGAGAGTCCAGCGTCGCGGCGTAAGGGAGTGCAAAAAGACGCTACGGTCGCATGTGTTTCTCTGGCGGAGGGCGCCGGGAACGGGTGATCGGGCGTGGTTTCGAGGTCGCGGATTTGGAGACGACGTTGACACCGACGGCCGGCATAGCCGGGTCAGGGCTCGCCGCCGCATTCGCGGCCTGGCTGCGTGCGCCGCAGGTGGCGGAGGCGTTGGCAAAGCCCGGCTCCGTGCACCTGGTGATCGATCCCGCGACCGGGCTGATCCTGCACGCGTCGGAGGCGTCGCGCGCCCTCGCGGGCGCCCTTGCGGGTCTCGGGGTCACGGCGTTGTCCCGGCAGATCGCCGCGGCCGCTCCGGCGGACGGCCCGCCGCGTCTGGCACGTCTGCGCCTCGACCTCCGCCGGATCGCACCGCCCGTGCTCTGCTGGCTCGCACACGGTCTGCAGGAAGACGGTCGCCCCGCGATCCTCGTGATCCCTACGATACCGGTAACCCTGCCTCGTGCGAAGCACGGCCGGCCGGACGAGCAGCCGGCGCCTGCGCCTGCGAGCGTCCCGGCCGGCGATCTGGCGTCCTCCCCGGAGCCGCCGAAGCGCGAGGATCGTTTTCTGTGGCGCGTCGACGCCGCGGGCACGCTGACCGCGCTCACGGGCCCCCGGATCCTGGCGGATCTCGCCGGCCAGCGGGTGGCGGATCTGGCGGCTGCCGGCCGCATCGTCGGCGCCGACGGGATGCTCGCGGCGATGCGCGAGCGGCGTACCTTCCGCGGCGAGCGCGCGACGTTGGCCTTCGCAAGCGGCTCCTGTCAGGTGGAATTGTCCGGCGCGCCGCTGGGACGCGGGGACGCGGCCTACTCGGGCTACAGCGGCTTCGGCCTGATCCGCAGCGCGCCGCCGGCGCTCCCCGATGTGGGGGCGAGTCCGGCGGCCGTGGTTGATGCCGTCTCTTGGGCACCGGTGGAGGAAGCCGCTTCGGCACCAGCCTCCGCGGTCGTGTCGCCCCCCGCCGCCGCGCCGCTGTCTACAGACGAGCACGCTGCCTTCCGCGAGATCGCGCGGGCGCTTGGCGCGCGCTACGCCGGGGACGAGGCGGAGCCGGAGACTGCCCGGGTGCAGGGCGGCGCGGTTATGCCCTTCCCGGGACCGCAGGCGGGGCCTCCGGACACCCGCACCGCGAATGAACCGGGTCCTGACGCCGGAATTCTGGCGGGTCTGCCCGTGCCGGCTCTCGTGCATCGGGACGGCGTGATCCTCGCAGCGAACGGACGGCTCCTCGAGCTGGCGGGCCATGCCGACTTGGCGAGCCTCGGTGCTGCCGGGCTCGGGGGGTTGCTCCCGGGCCTCCCGCGGCAGACGGGCGCGGATCCGGGCACGCGCCGGACAACGCTGGCGGCGGCAGACGGGCGTGCCTGTCCGGTGGAAGCCGCGTGCGGTCCCTGCACCTGGGCGGAGGCGCCCGCCGAATGCCTGATCGTGCGGCCGCTCGACGAGACGGACGCGGCCGACACCCTCGCGGCCGAGCGTTTGGCCCACGCGGCGCAGGCCGAACCGATGGCGGGCGCGGAAGCCGCGCTCGACGCCCTGGACACCGGTGTCGTCACCATCGACGCGGCCGGGCGCATCGTCGCGGTGAATCGCGCCGCCGCCACGCTGTTCTCCTGCGACCCGCGCGAGGTCGTCGGCGGCACTTTCGTCGCGCTGTTCGACCGCGAGAGCGTGCTGACCGTCGCCGACCTCCTGCGCGGTGCGGTCCCGGGTCCGCGTGCCGTGAGGCTCGCCGGCCATGACGTGACCCTCGACGTCAAGCCCGGACCACAGGATGGGCGCTGCGTGGCCGTGCTCGATCGGCCGTCCCGACGCGCGGGCATCACGCCATCCGATCCGGGTGAGCACTCCGCCCTCGGTCGCCTGGACCGTGCCTTCCGCGAGCCCGTGACCGGGATGGTCCAGCTGGCCGACGCGATGCTGCGGGAGCCGTTCGGCCCGCTGGGCGATCCCCGCTACCGCGGTTGCCTCGCGGAGATCAGGGTCACGGGTGAGACGATGCTGGAGCGCGTTGGGAAGCTCCTCGATCTCGCTGCCCTGGAAGCCGGCTCCCTGCGACTCGAGCCGCGTCCGCTCGACCTCAACGACGTCGCGGCCCAATGTGTCGCGCGGCTCCAGGCCGAGGCGGCGCGCGGGCGCATCGTCATGCGGACGAGCTTCTCGTCGGATCTGGAGAATCTGGAGGCCGACGAGCGCTCCGTCAGCCGGGCCGCCTCCCTTGTGATCGAGAACGCCATCCGGCGCTCGGCGGCCGGCGGCCAGATCATCGTCTCCACCGGCTCGACCGAACAGGCCATCGCCCTGCGGGTGCGCGATACGGGAATCGGTTCGGCGCCGGTGGCGGCCTCCCCCGGCGGGGAGGCCGAGGATGGCCTCGCCCTGCCCCGCGCCCTCGTGGAGGCCAATGGCGGCCGTCTCCAGCTGGCGGCGCAGGCCGAGGACGGCACGCTGGTGGAGATCATCATGCCGACGCGGCGGGCGGCGAACCAGTGAGGCCGGGCGACGCGGAGAGGGGCGGACGAAGTATTCGCCGCCCTGGATCGACGAGGCGTTTCGAGGCCACGCAGTCGGGTTGACAGCGCTGCGTCGAGGCCTCAATCAGCCCCTTACATTGCGCCCAATTTATTTCGCAAATCGGGGATCCGCGCGAGCGGAACAGCGATGATACCGTCATCGTAGAATGTAGGCTACGTTACTTTGGAAGTCCTGGCTGCGCGGTGAAGGCCGCGATACGATCGGGCACCAAACAGGGATGGAACGCCATGGAAGGCAAGGTGATCGACGTGCAGGCGGCGTGGCGCGAGGGCGCTCACGTCGATGATGCCAAGTATCGGCAGATGTACGAGGCGTCGGTTTCGGATCCGGACGCCTTCTGGGCCGAGCACGGCAAGCGCATCGACTGGATGAAGCCGTTCTCCAAGGTCAAGGATACGAGCTTCGAGCCCGGCAATATCTCGATCAAGTGGTTCGAGGACGGCACCACCAACGTCGCCCACAATTGCATCGACCGGCATCTGGAGACCCGCGGCGACCAGACCGCGATCATCTGGGAAGGCGACAATCCGGACGAGTCCAAGCACATCACCTATCGCGAGTTGCACGCGCAGGTCTGCCGGATGGCGAACGTCCTGCGCAACCGCGGCGTCGGCAAAGGTGACCGGGTCACGCTGTACATGCCGATGATCCCAGAGGCCGCCTACGCGATGCTCGCGTGCGCGCGGCTCGGCGCCATTCACGCCATCGTGTTCGGGGGCTTCTCGCCCGACTCGCTGGCGTCGCGCATCCAGGGCTGCGGCTCGAAGGTCGTCATCACCGCCGACGAGGGGCTGCGCGGCGGCCGCAAGGTACCGCTCAAGGCCAATGTCGACGAGGCGATCAAGCGGCTGGACTCGGACCTCGTCGATCACGTCGTCGTGGTGCGCCGGACCGGCGGATCCGTCGCCATGGAGGCGGGCCGCGACGTCTATTACGACGAGGCCGCCGAACAGGTGACCGACGATTGCCCCGCCGAGGCCGTGGAGGCCGAGCACCCGCTGTTCATCCTCTACACCTCGGGTTCGACCGGCCAGCCGAAGGGCGTCGTGCACACGACGGGCGGCTATCTCGTCTACGCCTCGATGACCCACCAGTACGTCTTCGACTACCGTGAGGGCGACGTGTACTGGTGTACGGCCGATGTCGGCTGGGTCACCGGCCACAGCTACATCGTCTACGGGCCCCTCGCGAACGGCGCGACGACGCTGATGTTCGAGGGCATCCCGACCTACCCGTCGAGCTCCCGCTTCTGGGAGGTGGTGGACAAGCACAAGGTCAACATCTTCTACACCGCGCCGACCGCGATCCGCTCGCTGATGGGCGGCGGCGAAGGACCGGTGAAGAAGACCTCGCGCGCTTCGCTGCGGGTGCTGGGCTCGGTCGGTGAGCCGATCAACCCGGAGGCCTGGGACTGGTACTACAACGTGGTCGGGGACAAGCGCTGCTCGATCGTCGACACGTGGTGGCAGACCGAGACCGGCGGCATCCTGATCACCCCCCTGCCCGGCGCGACCGCGCTGAAGCCCGGCTCGGCGACCCGGCCGTTCTTCGGCGTCAGACCCGAGATGGTCGATGCCGAGGGCAAGGTCCTGCAGGGCGCCTGCGAGGGCAATCTCTGCATCGCGGATTCCTGGCCCGGCCAGATGCGCACGGTCTACGGCGACCACGAGCGCTTCGAGCAGACCTACTTCTCGACCTATCCGGGCAAATACTTCACCGGCGACGGCGCCCGCCGCGACGCCGACGGCTACTACTGGATCACCGGCCGCGTCGACGACGTCATCAACGTCTCCGGCCACCGCATGGGCACGGCCGAGGTCGAATCCTCGCTCGTGGCGCACCCGAAGGTCGCCGAGGCGGCGGTGGTGGGCTATCCGCACAACGTGAAGGGCCAAGGCATCTACGCCTACGTCACCCTGAACGACGGCGAGGAGGGCGACGACGCCCTGCGCAAGGAACTCGTGACCTGGGTCCGCAAGGATATCGGACCGATCGCCTCGCCCGATCTGATCCAGTTCGCGCCGGGCTTGCCCAAGACCCGCTCGGGCAAGATCATGCGCCGGATCCTGCGCAAGATCGCCGAGGACGATTTCGGCTCTCTGGGCGACACCTCGACGCTGGCCGAACCGGCCGTGGTCGACGACCTGATCGAGAACCGGCAGAACCGGGCCTGATCCCGCGGGCCTGATCCCGCCTGCGCCGCCCCGGCGGCGCGGGCTCGGACCGGGGCGGATGCCGGTGCGGCGTCCGTCTCCAACAAGAACCACGAATCTTCAACGCGACGAACCCGGGGGCCGGAGAGCGCCCTCGCGGGAGGAACAGCCATGAGCGGCACGACACTCGATACCCGAGGGCGCACGGCGCCCCCGGGAACACGCCCCCTCGGCGGCGATCTCGATCCGCAGGTCGAGCGGATCGCCCGGGCCCCGGAATTCCAGCAGCTCGTCAGCGAGCGCACCCGCTTCGGCTGGATCCTCACCATCCTGATGCTGGTGGTCTATTTCGGCTTCATCGGCCTGATCGCCTTCGACAAGTCGCTCCTCGCCGTGAAGGTCGGCGGCACCGCCTCTCTCGGGTTGTTCGTAGGCGTGTTCGTGATCCTGTTCGCCTTCGCACTCACGGGTGTGTACGTGGCCCGCGCCAACACGCGCTTCGACGCGCTGAGCGACGCCCTGAAGCGGAGCGTGGCCCGATGAACCGCCTCCTCCTCGGCCTCACGCTCGCCACCATCGCGGCGGGCGCAGCCTACGCCGCCGGCCCGGACCTCGGCGCCGTCCAGCAATCGGCCACGAATTGGCCCGCCATCCTGATGTTCCTGTTCTTCGTGCTGCTGACGCTCGGCATCACCTACAAGGCCGCCAAAGGCACCAAGTCGGCCGCAGACTTCTACGCCGCCGGCGGCGGCATCTCGGCCGGGACCAACTCTCTGGCGATCGCCGGCGACTACATGTCGGCGGCCTCGTTCCTCGGAATCTCGGGCCTTGTCTACACCTCGGGCTTCGACGGGCTGATCTACTCGACGGGCTTCCTGGTCGGCTGGCCGATCGTGCTGTTCCTCATCGCCGAGCGCCTGCGCAACCTCGGCAAGTTCACCTTCGCCGACGTGGCGAGCTTCCGCCTCGACCAGACCGCCATCCGCATCATCTCGGCGGTGGGCACCCTCGTGGTGGTGGCCTTCTACCTGATCGCCCAGATGGTCGGCGCGGGAAAGCTGATCCAGCTCCTGTTCGGCCTGCCCTATCTCTACGCGGTGATCATCGTCGGCGTCCTGATGATCGTCTACGTGGCCTTCGGTGGCATGAAGGCGACCACCTGGGTGCAGGTGATCAAGGCCTGCCTGCTCTTGGGCGGTGCGACCTTCATGGCTGGCGCGGTGCTGTACAAGTACGGCTTCAACCCGGAAGCGCTGTTCGCCAATGCCGTGCAGGTCCATCCGAAAGGCGACGCCATCATGGCACCGGGCGGCCTCGTGTCGAACCCGGTCGAGGCGATCTCGCTGGGCGTCGGCCTGATGTTCGGTACCGCCGGCCTGCCGCACATCCTGATGCGGTTCTTCACGGTCTCGGACGCCCAGGCCGCCCGCAAGTCGGTGTTCTACGCCACGGGCCTGATCGGCTACTTCTACATCCTGACCTTCATCATCGGCTTCGGCGGCATCGCCCTACTGATGTCGGATCCGGTCTACTTCAAGCTCGGGCCGGCCGGCGCGTTCGACAAGCTGAAGGACATGATCGGCGGCACCAACATGGTGGCGGTGAACCTCGCCAACGCGGTGGGCGGCCCGTACTTCCTGGGCTTCATCTCCGCCGTGGCGTTCGCGACCATCCTGGCGGTCGTCGCCGGCCTGACGCTCGCCGGCGCCTCGGCGATCAGCCACGACCTCTACGCCCAGGTGATCGCCCGCGGGCGCACCACCGAGAAGCACGAGGTCAACCTGTCGAAGATCTCGGCCGTGGTGATCGGCATCGTGGCGATCTATCTCGGCTACGTGTTCGAGAACCAGAACGTCGCCTTCATGGTCGGACTCGCCTTCGCGGTGGCGGCGAGCTGCAACTTTCCGGTGCTGGCCATGTCGATCCTGTGGCGGGGCACCACGACCTGGGGCGCACTTACCGGCGGCCTCGTCGGTCTGCTCGCGGCGGTCATCATGGTGGTGCTGTCGAAGGCCGTCTGGGTGACGACGCTGGGTAACCCCGCCCCGCTCTTCCCCTACGATAACCCGGCCTTGTTCTCGATGCCGCTGGCCTTCGCGACGATCTGGGTCGTGTCGCTGATGGACAGGTCCCGCCGGGCCCAGCGCGAGCGGGCGGCCTTCGAGGCGCAGTACGTGCGCTCTGAGACCGGGATCGGGGCGGCCGGCGCGCACGCGCACTGACCGCTCGACGAAACGACGCGACCTTGAAGGGCGCGGCGCAAGCCGCGCCCTTCGTCGTTTCCCGACACAGTCGGCAAGGATCCGCAGCCGGGCATGTTGATGGCCCCGATCACGAACGCTTTACCAATTGACCGGGGCCGGACTTCCGGTAACGCATAGGTGATCTGCGCGCCGCGCAAAACGAGAGCGCGCCGTTCATCAGCGCGCCGCCGGTCGAGGCACCGGCGGCGGATGTCGTCTGGGAGGACCCGATCATGGCTGTGGCAACCGCGATACCGCGGGCGGATGGAGCGGCAAGGCCGATGAGCTCGGCCGAGAAGCGCGTGATCTTCGCGTCCTCGCT
The sequence above is drawn from the Methylobacterium mesophilicum SR1.6/6 genome and encodes:
- a CDS encoding response regulator; translated protein: MKKHQTSALPPLTDTLSPGIPLDQIGRTLASFYDDLVTEGVPEHLAALVRRVRQTEGDAVVPREPEVASPEAGQPRLALVVEDDPEIRALAETLLEETELDVVGCDSAEAALAVLQARGGDVALVFADVRLAGEMDGLQLARAVATLWPRARLVITSGHGLPRPDLPAEAVFIAKPWRPLDVLVEAERAAADPAPPVI
- a CDS encoding L,D-transpeptidase produces the protein MKTRVTALAALLGVTVLAATPALAASSYDPFGTESADDYYSDQGQYGYQGTYAPGYGQGVQAAPQAQVQPIPREIVAFNAPYAPGTIVVSTAERRLYYVLGNGEAIRYGVGVGRPGFSWSGTNKITAKREWPSWTPPKAMIARRPDLPRYMAGGIENPLGARAMYIGSTEYRIHGSNEPDTIGQAVSSGCIRMTNDDVTDLYERVKVGAKVVVLN
- a CDS encoding transglycosylase SLT domain-containing protein, producing the protein MQGRTVGSPRTITGKQGHFGAGRADVIAAQPMLGRAHGSRPALFRSLLTVSLIAGGLSAALIGSGVDLGKVGLSPAVSTAEAATELPMPRPRIHTVALATGLEQTPLRAASSFAAVHDLDTDIGSNTVDRVSYDFLLSESAVGDPNDILEFGPMKIRRHLVQTIVRAAQAVQTDPVLLMAVADKESSFVTAVQAKTSSATGLYQFIERTWLGVVRDFGAKYGLEKDAALITADANDRPVITDQAERARVLELRRDPYLSALMAGEMLKRDAARIALRIGRELTLGEVYLAHFLGPDDAEEFLANVVNKPAAAAAALLPGPARANRSIFFAAGRFVGRGRHRKPLSLSVAEVHEKFEAMMSTRGSRYQNVRAVSGIMAYADAEAGLATQ
- a CDS encoding phasin; this encodes MSNPPNYEVPAEMRDFAEKSVEQARKAFDSFIGAARRTADTVQGSAELARSNALDVSSRGFEYAEQNVNAAFDLAQKLVRAKDVQEAMQHQAEFVRSQFAAIQAQAKEFSGLAQSAMQQGAERAKSAMQQGADEARKAMEQGQDAAKQTAQNAQDAAERASH
- a CDS encoding transglutaminase family protein; translated protein: MPILSVRHRTLYRYRRPVAFDEHRIMFRPRDSYDQRLIEATLDITPEPASLRWMFDVFGNCVAVTTFDTRAETLTFDCGITLEHTPEHAPVFPLAPHATHYPFGYGAEDMPDLARSIERQWPDPRHEVDAWARGFLPEQGRIPTQELLAAMTRSVRANFTYLARSEKGVQDPLTTLRGRIGSCRDFAVLMMEGVRALGMAARFVSGYLYNPRNDRARHVGGGSTHAWLQVYLPGAGWVEFDPTNGIVGNRDLIRVAVARDPAQAVPLHGSFFGLASDDLGMRVEVDVVALAATDVTTRGAHGSPPGLAR
- a CDS encoding transglutaminase-like domain-containing protein is translated as MKIRTGFDIAFTLSQPTPMILMLSVHPSRMEDLLTPQVLVFDPPLDAHEYRDGFGNICHRIVVPPGQFTVAADFTVADSGLPDPVVPEARQIPVQDLPDDVLVFLLGSRYCDTDRLTQTAWSLFGGTPEGWARVQAIVDYTHERIRFDYQRADATRSAHDAFMQREGVCRDFAHLAITLCRCMNIPARYATGYLGDIGVPKDPAPMDFSAWFEVYLDGPDGPRWYTFDARHNRPRIGRIVMARGRDATDCAISTNFGYAHLARFDVHTDEAG